Part of the Micromonospora rhizosphaerae genome is shown below.
CCGCGGTCGCCGGATAGTAGGAGTCGCGATACCATCCGCATCCCATGACGACCTGGATCCCGGTACGGCGGGAGAGGTCCCGTAGCGCCGCCGGGTCCCGGTTGATGCCAACCGGGGTCACGTCGACGAGGGTGCGGCACTCTGTTGCGGCGAGAGCCGTTAGCTCCTCCACGATGTACCGCTCGTCCTCCGGCATGCCCGCCAGGTCGAAACGGTGCGTCGCGTGCCAGAACCTGGTCAACAGGTGTTCATGCATCAGCGTGAAGCCGAGCTCGTCCGGCGAAATGGGCCCGTTGACCGTCATCACGTGTCCGGACGTCAAACTCTGTCCCCGGTCGGGGTGGCTGTCCGATCCGGTGGGTCGGTGACCATCAGCGGCCCGTACATCGCTCAATGGGGTTTGCACGTGTGTCTCCTCGAGACGTCGCCCGGCGCCGCCGGGCGGAAGTGGGACAGGTCAGCGAGTCGAGGCGGCGTGAGCCAGCTCGGCAGAGGCCTGGATCTCGGCGCTCGGGCCTACCTCGACTCGGCCGTCGTCCATCAACGTCGTCGTGGTGACACGTCGGACCGCCGCCGCAAGGTGGTCCAAGCCCTCCTGCAACCGGTCGCTGGTGATGACCAGGGGCGGGTAGAAGAACACCGACACGATCTGCGCCGCGCGAGTCACGCGGACCACGACCCCCTGCTCGTAGCTCTCATGCCACAGCAGCGCCCGGAACCGCTCTGCGTCCACGTCGTCAGGCAGGCTGATCTCAAGACTGCCGAGCAGTCCGATGACCGAGGCGCGCGCCGGCCATGGCACCTGCGCGCCGATCTCCTCGAGGCGCAGCCGCAGCTCCGGCTCGCGTGCGGCGGCGTTCGCCACCAGGCCCTCCTCGTCGATAATCTTGAGGGTGGTGAGCGCCGCGATGCTTGCCACCGGGTGGCCGGCGTAGGTGTTGACGTGGACGAGCGGCGAGCCCTCGAAGGCCTCTTGGACCCGTCCGGACACGGCTGCCGCCCCCATGGGCACGTAGCCGCTCGTCAGACCCTTGGCCATCGTCAGGATGTCCGGCCTCACGCCCCAGTGCTCGCAGGCGAACAGGGTGCCGGTCCGGCCGAAGCCCGTGACGACCTCGTCGGCGATCAGGAGGATGCCGTACCGGTCACAGAGTTCACGAAGCCGCGGCCAGTAGTCGTTGTGCGGGACCTTGACGGCCCCCGGAATGGAAACCGGCTCGGCGAGAATCGCGGCGATCGTGTGCGGGCCCTCCTGCTCGATGATCGCAGCGGTTTCCTCGATGCAGTGTCCGACGCAGTCCTCCCCGAACGAACAGCTGCCGCAAAACCCGGCGAACGGCTGCGGAAGCGACACGAAACCGGGCACCAGCGGCTGGAACGGCTCGCGGAAGGCGGGGATCGAAGTGGCCGTCGTCGCCCCGTAGCTGGAGCCGTGGTAAGAGCCGTAGCGGCTCATGATCTTGAACCGGCCGGACTCGCCGCGGCGGCGGTGATAGTCGCGGGCCACCTTCATCGCGACCTCGTTGGCCTCGCTACCGCTGCTCGTGAAACTGAAGATCGGGTTATCGACCGGGACGCGCCCGGCCAAC
Proteins encoded:
- a CDS encoding aspartate aminotransferase family protein, coding for MVNQYPTQLTAKTRVRHYAADFRKLDELFPGKYPRMFVHGEGTDLIDSDGQRVLDAGNHLGVCVVGHGRGDIADAVAAQIRGLEFVSLEAGASHPYVAALGEELAGRVPVDNPIFSFTSSGSEANEVAMKVARDYHRRRGESGRFKIMSRYGSYHGSSYGATTATSIPAFREPFQPLVPGFVSLPQPFAGFCGSCSFGEDCVGHCIEETAAIIEQEGPHTIAAILAEPVSIPGAVKVPHNDYWPRLRELCDRYGILLIADEVVTGFGRTGTLFACEHWGVRPDILTMAKGLTSGYVPMGAAAVSGRVQEAFEGSPLVHVNTYAGHPVASIAALTTLKIIDEEGLVANAAAREPELRLRLEEIGAQVPWPARASVIGLLGSLEISLPDDVDAERFRALLWHESYEQGVVVRVTRAAQIVSVFFYPPLVITSDRLQEGLDHLAAAVRRVTTTTLMDDGRVEVGPSAEIQASAELAHAASTR